Below is a genomic region from Prunus persica cultivar Lovell chromosome G3, Prunus_persica_NCBIv2, whole genome shotgun sequence.
CAGTAATGATTACATTTCAGACAAGATCTCTCTGGTATGGACAATATTCTATCTGTGGGATTGTGAATTAGGTTCTTACAGTACATTGTATTAAGGAGCCTATTTTAGATTAATTGTGGCCAAAACGAATCAAAAGAGGGCGGACAAATGTATCCAAAGAGGGCAGATTGCAATTAATCAGCCAAAGTCTTTATTGCATCTTTTAACTTTTGGAAAGAGGGTGAAAGATTACCGTTGATCCAAGAATTTCTGCATCTTTATCCAACCACAAGGTTAGATGGCTGATGAGATGGAAGCTTCCTGTCAACCACCGGCCAGCTGGGACAAAAAGCTTGGCCCCACCCTTGTCTGTGAAGGAATTGAGATAGAAGATGGCATTCTGAAAGGCTTTTGTGTTGAGAGTGACCCCATCTCCAACAGCGCCAAATTCAGTGATAGTGACACTGTGAGGTCGAATTTCTCCTGTGTTGGCCCGTTTGCTGCAATGTGGACTGCCCTTGACAGCCCATGGAGCACCACTGAACAATGCAAGTAGGAGAAACACATCCACCAGCTGAAAcatgtatttattttggacATAGATTAGTGCCAAAGCTGGTCAACTATAGAATCTGAGTGTTCAGCCTTGATAGGCCTTTTGATATGCAGTTATTGGTTTTAGTCAGGGTATGTTGATCTAGCAGCGCAAAAggccaaggaaaaaaaaagtaaggcAGATGTACAACAATTTGAGATGGAAAGAGCCtgattttttgcattttaGGACACCAAGTTgtaaatttcaagtttttagATTACAGAGAGACCATCTATGCTAAATTAGATCTTGGCATTTGTTCATATTTAATTGAGCCAGAAACCAGATGAATCAAGTCTCTCTCTGATACATGCTACTAATTAATCCAAGAACATCATGTTTGTTTCAAACTCTAAACAAAAGTAGCAACcattttgagaaagaaaaaaaggaaagggaaatTTTATATAACcagaagaagggagaaatcaaatGATCTGTAAAAGTAACTCACAGTAGAAGATCTCCTCATATGATTGAGATCTGCTTTTGCCGTTACAGCCAAAGCAGCTTGAGAAAGCCTGTGTCCGCCTCAGCTCAATCTCCTTGCTTGTGATCAAACAAGCAACAAGCAAAGGCAGAGAGACGAAAAGGAGAAAGCTTGAGAGGGTTggttaaaaatgaaatgaaagatcAAACTGAGAAGATCACGGGCAATAGGTAAAATAGGCAAACTAAGCCAAACAGGCAAAGCaagtgtgtgagagagagtgaCTAGATGGGTCAGGGAGAAAGCCACCACCACCCACATAAAATCATTGAAAGTGACCGTTGCTGCCCGCCAAAAATTAAGCAGTAGGTCCCCTATGCTTTTGTTGACTTGAGCTTCTCCAATACGTCACTTTCTCCTTCTCTGTGTCAGAGACTCAAAGCAGAGCAGTAGCAAGTTTTGATGAAAACTGGAGGCtacccagaaaagaaaaggaggctGGGGTGTTGTGCTTCTgattcttagtatatttttGGGAGCACCCACGCCCACTGTGTCACTGACACTGGCTTTTTCCTGATTCCTGCTGAACaagagggaagagagagagagagtttcagAAATTCATCATCAAGAATAAAGCTTAATATCTTGGCATGGTGATAGATGGGCTCTCTGTCATGCTCATGCACATCTAAATTCATGTGACAAACTTAGAGGATCATTGAATTTACCAGTCAAAGACTGAGAAATTAAATTCCATTTGTTTGCTCATGAatgattttctcttttgaaaagtctctctctttttctgttgGCGTTGTTGTTTCTTGTAGTTTTTGTCTGTACTTGTAACAAGtagtaaataatataaacacaGTTCATAGCTTTTTTTGGGAGTTTAAACTTTAATTAGAGTTTCATACCTGCAACGTGCGACATCGGATACGAACAAAAGTCAGGCTACAAGCCCAGGGATTGGGGTATTAGGCTGGTGGTGGATGCCTGCTGGACCTGGACCACCGCATGCTGCTGCTGCCTActggggtttttgttttcgattttgattttgattttgatttttttcagGGCAACAaatactaattacaaataaagaTTACAAGTTACAAGACCAAACAACGTGATTCGTTTGGCGGATTAACCAAGCAAAACCGACATACACTCTCCTTTTGCTTGCCACTTTGCCATTGCTCACGCTCCTCATACTCTCTTGTCTAATCCTCATTTCCATTTTCACTTCCTTTATTTAAAACTTGTGCTTCCTGCAATTGGACCCAATTGAGATTTTGACCTGGaatttattatctttttgttcatagtttgaaaattaatttttttgtaaacaTTTATTTTAACTCACAAGAAAATAGTAGTTCAATGGTTTATATGATTAGTCTGGCCAAACAAAATAGGTTTATATGATTAGTGAATCAGTGAAAGAAATTAAGTAAAAATTAGGGGCGAGTACAATTCGGTTTGGCCGACTAAATTGTAGTCACACTTTCGGTTCAGATTGGTTCCCTTGAACTTGCGTGATGTTAACAGAGCCAAATCACACCCTTTTTGGTCCATTCGTCAGATTTGTCCATTTCATGTTTTGCTCGGAGTGTAGAGGCAGGGGTTTGGCTGGAGAGGTGAGATTTGCTCAGATATGGAGTGAAAGACACTCTATTTTGAGGAGTGAGATCAGTTCTTAGATCTACGATGAGGATGAAAGAGTTGAGATATAGATGAGAGACATGAGAGAGGGTGAGGCATGCCATTTGCACTAGGGTTAGGAGAAAAATATGATTGTATATAAGGGGATACTAATACTActgtaatgttttttttttaaatgggtAGGGACTGGTTCTGTTCGGTTTTCTCAATCCTAGGAGAATTGGTTCGGTTTAGTTTGAATATAAACATAGAcaaaagttaaaataaaaaccgaaccaaaccatcCAGTTCGGTCAATTTTACCaattcactcttttttttttattgtccaCTCCTAgcaaaatcagaaacaaaacaagctACCAAGACAGCAATCACATTTTCACTGTCTGCAGAGTCTCATATCATTTACGTTTTCCAACTCTTAAATCATGATTCATAACACAAGGCTTAATAgataatttttcatatattttattcgATGAGTTTTCCAGTTATTATGTATATAACCTTCTGTCACTTGAGGAggttgttattattattatacattaaatattatatgttAAGGTATCAGACAAGCATGCCAAATTGAATTATTCTTAATCCTTCCTAACAAGGTAAAGTAAGTGTTTAGATGAAGCAACATAATTTGACTTGTGTATTATGTTTATATGTAAATTTTATGTGCATTATTAATCCATCAAGTAGTTGCAGTACTAGGAATTCATAGAAATTTAAGCCATCAACTAAGACTTGAGAGAAAAGAATTGTCCAAAAAAAGGGGGACAAGGTTCAAGGCCCGGACAAgagaaagagacagagagggaAGTGTGGTCGTAATCTGTAGCATTCTGAAAAAGGGCAAGCAGAGGTTTCCAAAGTATTGAGGTATCCTATGCCACATTAGCCCAAGCAAAACACAACCAGTGAACAAATTGGTGGTTGTAAACTTTAAAGCATGATATCAATGTCTGTCATTTGACTCCCACCGCATGAATGCTAGCTCAGCTCACCTACTCTTTTCATGATTTACCATCTCTTTCTCCTTAACTTACGTTGTTCAAGTCTTTCCACTGATGTCGACTTGCATAATTGCAACACTTTCTTCcctctttgagaaaaaaaaacattaataaaTGACAATCAATTCATAATTGAACTTGTTGCGTATAAGGGCGCTAGAAGCAGGCAAAGCAAGGAAATTTGTCATTAACGTGAACCTTAGTAATGGCAATGCATAATGCCATTTTGTTATGAAAATGTCATCTTTTGTTAACATTTCTTCCTCATATGAGAAAACTTCTGTGGAGGCTATTCTTATCATGTAGTAGTATCAAGTGATAGTAGAATCCAGATACAGATGACATGCATGCAAATTTTAATGactatcttttattttttcaacacatgttatcttttttatttttttggatataagtgatagtctaaattacaggggagagaGGTTTCTCACACGCACAACCAATATGCATGAGATTCGAACCTGAAACCTGTCTACAAGTCAAAGCccttttacaattttttgaCATTTCACAATTCTTTTTCCGCACTCACAAGACTGCGAGAAGGCTAAAAACTAAGGGTAAAAATATCCTTACCTTTCCTTTTTGAACTAATAACAACACTATGAGCTGAGATGCGGTATTTTTAGCCTTTAGATTTTCTTTCCGAAGATGTAGAGGATTCTGGGCCCGCTACCGCTAATTTGGTGCCTTTTGTTGGTCTCCAATATCTCTGAGTCTGTAGGCCCAACGCTTGGCGCTTTCCACTGGGGCATTGAATTAAGGCTTATGGCACCCTCAGTATAGAATTtcgcttctttttcttttccgttTTGGTAAAGACGTTGAGCAGGCTGGTTGAGGTCTTTCATCAAGCAGGCAGTGTGCGTAAACATGCCACCCAGAAACAAAGACTCTAAAGGGCGCATCATCAACGCTTCCAAGTCTCAAGACCAAGAGTACGTGGGTCCTTaccttgggttgggttgggttgggtgtgTGGCCCTTTTGCGTTCCAATTATTTTAACGACAAATAGGTTGTTAACTTACTTAATCTCTGTTTCTTTACATGCAGTTGCTATGAAGGGGAACGTCTCGATCGTCTGTTCCAATCAATTCAGAGGTTACGTTATGTTATGAACTTTGACTGATACAATATTATCCATTAAAATATCTAAAATATTAACTTGAatgctatttttgtttttcacagAAAGATAGAGTCAGCAAGACTTGATAGCAATTGTTTACCCGAAAAGATGTGGTTCAAGGTTTGTATAATTGGATTCAGATCATCATATCATATATGTATGCTTGATTACGTGTTCGTGTTTGATCATTCATAATAAACtgataccttttttttttttttctgtataTTTTTGTAGCAACAATTTGCAATAGGGGTGAATGAAGTCACTCGTGTCCTTGAACGCATGCCACCAGTGACACCAATGGTGGCGCCAAGCTTAGCTTCTAATCGTACTAAAGCACCATACATCGGGCTTCAGGCTGTTCTGATAGCTTCTGATTGCAATCCACGATGGCTGTCAAAGCATCTGCCAAGCTTGGCCCTGTCAAGGAAGGTCCCCTTGATCTTTCTCAAAGATAACAAGGGAGCTTCTTTAAGATTGGGTCAACTTGTTCAACTTAAAACCGCCATTGCCATTGGAGTTAAGGTAAACTATAGTCTATATATATGCCTCTCTCTGTCACTTCAAACCCCTCTTACTTAGACTTCTATTATTTTGTGCTCCAACTCAAAAGCATTTCCTTTGAAACATTCTAAATTGTCTGCAGGCCAAAGGAAATGCCATCAATCAACTTATTGAGGAAATTCTCCGCGGCAATACAATTCAACTTGGAATTGAACGCCTCAACTCGACTCCAATGCTTACAACAGCACATGGACAAGTCCAGAGATGAGCCTCCTTTCCTTTTTAGATGTTGAAGAAAGCAGTCTTTCCTTGGTCATGTTCCAGTGGCTTGTCCAAATAATCATATGAATGACTGACTGTGTAGTTAACTTGTTACATATTACTTGCCATTTCTTGAATTACTTGATGTCTGGAGGaatcttcaatttcatagCTCTACAAGGTTGTTTCACACTTAAACCATTTGTGCGGCTAGTGGCAACCAAAAGGCCAGGAGAACTTCTTAATGCAGTACATTCATTACTTGAAAACCAGATTGAAATCGCATTGCCTGTTGCCCTTGATTCCGTGGAGTCCAAATCCAGTACAATCAAGATCCTTCCCTAATTTCGTCAGCACTAAGCTAATCAAGCCAATGAATGGAAGAAATACAGTAAtcttacaatttcttctcattatgattaacaatgtacttgcATCCCACACCCAAGTGTTACAACAAATTTTTCAATCTTTGGTCCACCTTTTTGTAATAATACAGTAGATAAAACCCCATCcccctttttctatttttaagaaaatgtTTTAGAGATTttacaccccgactccaaaatTGTACTTCACAACAAATTGTACAGTAATATATACCAATCAACATAATGGAATGATGCTTCCATCTCTGGACCTCTTCCTTTTGAACTTCTGCAGGGAATAACCGTGTGTAGGTTTCAAGCACTAGATTGTGGGGTCGCAGCTGCTGAAGAAGACTCAATGGCGTTAACTGGATCCGGGTTATTATTACCCCTACCATTTGTGACAACTTCTGTTGAACTCTTATTCTCTCTTTGGTCTTGATCCTTCTTTACAAGCACCGGTTGAAACTGCCAAATAATAAAACAccgaaaacaaaatcagaattgaaaatttggtaTGTTTGACCAACATGTTTCTGACGAAAAAGTTATAAGTGTTGATTTAATACACACCTGGTAAATGGAATATATAACATTTCTTCTTATCTGTGCCATCATCTCCAAGAAAAGATTATAGCCTTCAAGCTTATATTCAATAAGTGGATCCCTTTGTGCGTATCCACGTAATCCCACAGCTTGCTGAACGAACTTAAGTGCTTGTAAGTGCTCCTTCCACAAGCGATCAATATTGCTCAAAACTAAGAACCTTTCAGCATCCTTTGTCAAGCCTGGTGCTTTGCTCTCGATAATATCCTGATACACAGATCAAAAATATCAGGAACTGATACCATGCAGAACACAAATTAGCAGAATTATATGCCTCTCAGAACATCACTATCAAGCCTAGTTTGCAAACCCAAGACTAGTCTTAACAAAAGATGGCAATCAGTTGTAGGACTTGGTGTGCCATTATGCATATTCAACTTCGGAATGGTCACAAAACTAACTTCTCAAAGAGCTACTCACAGTTCTCAGCAGCAAGTTGTGATTATCTTATATGTCAGAGTATTCATTCATGGCTCACACATTTAACAGAATCGTAATCATAATTAGCATAAGCTTCCCCATCTAATTATAATGAAACATCACTCCAAGTGTGCTGAGATCAAAAAAATCCCAATAATCTGGAAATGTCTTCTTACGGAAACTTATTATACTGACCCTTTTCTGCAAATATGCTTCACGACCACGGCGACGAAGGTAGTCCTGCAAATCCTCGTAACTTGAACACTTGCTCCTCAGCAAGTCTGGTGTCAAATCATTCAATAGGTAGCAATATCTAAAGCCAAATAAATATGTTGCCATTAGAAATCTTTTAAGAGCCAAATCAAACAAGGAGATAAATCATAGAATTGACATAAAAAGAAGATTTTTCATGCATAAAGCAACCTTCATCAAGAAAGTAGGAATTCGCATAAAAAAGTCATATATATAGAACTTAACAAAACTCTGGCAGTTACAACAATTTAAATAGTTAATCTTCTTTTATACAGTAATAGGTTTTCTGAGAGAATTTAAAAACTCAGCATTCTGTAATTGCATGGTACGATAAGAAAGACATGATGCACCATGATTCGTCCGACAATCTTTTCTTTACAGTTTTTGCACAAGCACAGAGATTGAAAGATGCAACTTACTGTTGAAGTTTCTTGATGAGCTTCTCAAGATCCCAGCTTTCTTTTGAAGCATCTGAACCAATATTTGCctatttataaacaaaatgattTCACAGACCCAAGAATCAGATACGGACATCTTTataaaaaacatatttttttataaaaaaaaaaattgcttggCCCACATACCTCCAAGATATCATCCATTGTTAGTTCAGCATATTCAATTATAAGCGATTGGAGATTGTCAGATTCAAGGGCCCGTCTTCTTTCTGTGTAGACACGGTCTCTTTGGCTGTTTAAGACTTCATCAAACTCAAATAATTGCTTTCGGatgtcaaaaaaataattttccacTTTCCGCTGAGCTTCATCTAGTGCTTTGGTCAGCATCTTGGACTCAATTGGTAGGTCCTCAACTCTAAAAGCTCTCATTAAACCCTACATGTTGCAAAAACAATCGTCTGTTAACAGGCCTACAGCAGCATTAGCAATTAGAAACCCAGAATCAAAGTTTAAACCTGAATACGGTCTCCACCAAATATACGAAAGATGTTATCTTCAAGACTTAAGAAGAAGCGAGAACTTCCAGGGTCCCCCTGCCTGCCAGTTCGACCACGCAGCTACATAGATACAAATTACTAAAATCAATTTCGAGGCATGCTCTCTGGCAGGAAAACTCTTATGTCTAAAGCATGTTGAGAAAACAAGGAAATTCAACTGAAAACAAGTCATAGAAGAGCCTGAGCTAACTGAAGACAGTATAACTAATCTTTCCAAAACCTAAACCTGATTATCAACTCGGCGAGATTCATGGCGCTCTGTCCCCACAACATGAAGCCCACCAGCTGACACAACCTGCAGAAATgtagaaatataaaaaacataatCAAGACTGATACAGAGAGTTGGAGAAAATTTATTTCGTGGAACGAAACTAaccttcttcctttcttcctctGTGTAGACCTTGTATTCTCTAACAATTTCTAGAAAGGCACTCCGCAGTTTGTCTATGACTGGATCCTGAGCAGGGGCCTAACAAATGCAAAGATTTAGTCATCTCCAACCAGCAGTATAAGGAGAGAAATTCCAGATAAGCGTCAAAGATTCACCTTTTCACAAGAATATGATAGACGCTCCTCTGCTTCAAGCTCAGTTAATGATCTCTGACCCCACGTGTCAACAGCTAACTTTACAGCTTCCTCAGCCAACTTGGTCTTTTCATTGGACAGTTTGCACGGAAATAGGTTTTCATTCACCTGGAAAAGTCATTCTGAGTTTCAAGATAATAAAATCATTGAACAATGCGAGTTTGTGTTTATAATATCTGAACTTTTGTGCCTAAAGTAAAACAAATTACAGATCaggacaaaaaggaaaaacacacCTTCCATGTTTTCTTTGGGGGAAGTTTTTTCACTGACACATAACCGCCTTCAGTTAGCTTAACAACTCTGCAAGAAAATTATAAGCAGAATGAAATGTATGTTTAACCGTagataattttgaaaaacaaaaacaaaacaaaagcctGAGGagtatttgaaaataaattattataattgcCAGAATACAAGACCCCATGCAACAGACTCAAATAAACTCTGGTAATTGATTCTTCCTTTAATGCAAGTTATTCTCAATACTCTAAAACATGTTTCCTAGGCATTGATCAACAGACTATGTTTGTCCTCTGTTATGTactatttcattttcatttaatgGAAGTATGTttcttatgaaaaaaataataagaaaagatCTGAAGACTCTAAAGTAGAATGGAAGTAAAATGTTCAATGTTGAAATAATATTTGatgtttattgaatttttaagAGCTAAAGTCCTAGTAATTGTTTTCTACGACTAACAATCTTCTAGGCGGTATTGATGTCTGGTAAACATTTAAGTCCAAGTTTCCAACATGTTAAGCACTAGGAGTCCAGACTGGATGTCTAATGGTGTAAACTTTTacaggaaaaataaataaaaataaaaatattcttgAAGCTCAGATGATGATACCTTGGCATAAGCATCTCCCGAAGCTTCAACCTGGCCATAAATTCAGCATTCCCCCCAAGGATAATGTCAGTTCCTCGACCTGCCATATTGGTCGCAATGGTCACTGCCCCTAGACGACCACTTTGGGCTACAATTTCTGCTTCCCTTTCCACATTTTCTGGTTTTGCATTGAGAAcctacataaaaaaataaaaataaaaacaaaaatactaaATTTCCTCTCACAAAGGACATATAGTATTCTACAGtttctaaataaaattatccaaagttagagaaacaaaaatcattTAAAGATTAACTTCACTCTCAATTGTACatcaaataatttaattatatgtaCAAAATCCCTAAGTAATGAACTTAAACCATAATGACAGAGGAGACCACACCTCATGGGGAATTCCAACTTCTTGCAACTGCTCAGACAACGAGTCACTCTGCTCAACACTAGTTGTGCCAACAAGTACAGGACGACCTGTCTTGTGCATTCTAGAAATCTCTACTACAACTGCCCGCCATTTTCCTGTAGTTGCCCTGAAAACTACATCGGACTCATCCTGAGAAAGAGATTGAAGAGATGATGAGAAACTTGAAAGGCATTGTACCCAATTATAGTAAAATAAACCATCACCTCTTATGCAAATCtacttatattttttatacaaggtATTCAAACCTAATTATTAAACCAATTATATAtgagaaatggaaataagAGTACATATTTGTAGTACAATTTTTACAGCCTAGTATCATCATTTTATAATGGTATGCTAGAACAGTATAGCATACCTTTCTAATCATAGGCTTGTTTGTTGGCACAATTGTAACTTTAAGCTTGTATATGCTTTCAAATTCTGTGCTTTCAGTTGCTGCAGTGCCAGTCATCCCACAAAGTTTCGGGAACTGTACaggtaaattaattaattaatttcaagaaCATAAATTTCTAGAGATGCAACACTTATTGAGATGAGAGATAGAATGCTCCAACCTGGAGAAAGAAATTTTGGTAGCTAATTGAAGCCAGTGTTACAGTTTCATTTTGAATTGGCAGACCTTCTTTTGCTTCAACTGCTTGGTGAAGTCCATCACTCCATCGCCTCCCCTAAATGACAAATAACAAGCCACTATAATCCTGCCCCGTGAGAGATTAACAAATATAACCTTAATGTTTGCCACAGGAAAGTCAATATACTGCAAATTGCAAATTTTATAAGATAACTCTACATGAAAAATGTTTTCTGATACGTGGAAAGTGTTAAGAGTAAAGACCAGAATAGGCTAAAAGGTTAATTAGCTGTATATTAGTTGTAATAGCTACTAGTATAGTTGACTTTTATACCTTCCTTATTTGTACCTATGGCAATTAGTTTATATACCACTATTAAAAAGGAGATAATTATTTTGCCAActtctaacaaaaattaaggaaaaaaatgcACTAATCACCTGCATAACTCGACCTGTAAACTCATCAACAATAAGAACCTCTTTGCCACGAATGATATAGTTTACATCTCTAAGAAAGAGTTCTTTCGCTTTTATTGCATTCAGAACATAAGATGCCCACTGTTCTCGGGGATCATATAAATCTTTTACACCCAGAATCTCTTCAGAGTCTTCATAACCCTGTTCTGTGAGCAGAACTGTTTTCTGCTTTTCATCCACCTGCAACAAAAAGCTCGGTAAGAATATAACTAGAACAACTAATTTACCATTAAAGGCACCTAGAATCTATGAATCCTTTCAAATAGAGAAACTTCTGCTTTCAAATAATACAGCAGTCCTACAGTGTAATGTATCTCTTGCTCAAAGACTGCGGCAATCTTTGCAGCTTTATAATACCGATCACTAGGTTTTTCTGCAGGTCCAGATATTATGAGAGGTGTCCTTGCTTCATCAATGAGGATGGAATCAACCTCATCAATTACACAGTAGTTGAAGTTCCTCAAGACAAGCTCCTCAACACTCTGTACATATGAAGAAATGCATTCAGCTAGAATAATATAGTTAAACATCAAATGGATTGAAATTATTCACAACAAAGTAACATAAGACGGAACTAGCAAATAAAGCAAGAATTACTTTCCGTGGCCAGATTATCTCTCAAGTAATCAAAACCAAGCTCACTGTTGGTAACGTATGTGATGTCACATAAGTAATTCTCCCTTCTTTGTTCACTTGTCATATTCTCTGCTCACGGAAAACATCCAGTTGTTAGGTAATTATTTCAATCTTAATTAGAAAACAAGCAATATGTAGAAACAATAACCAGCAACAATTTTCAGTTTACACCCGCTCCTAGAAAAATTTCAGTAAACTTGCAAACAAACAATAACTGACCAAGAACTAGGCtctaaataatattttcaataatcttatttttgaaaaattaagttcCAGAATATTAAAATGAAGTAGACTGGGAATGATTAGACTTTCAAATTGCAGGAAGAGTGAGGCATCAAGCACTCAATTGATCAATTTCCAAGTTTCTAGGAGCTAGTCTTGCTCCTACATATCAACCAATAGAAAATGGATATAGAAGGAAACAGAATGCA
It encodes:
- the LOC18788040 gene encoding protein translocase subunit SecA, chloroplastic; its protein translation is MAATHLCESPLVKHHHPCVSLSPLCSSKLSHTLLDLKKSHLGTFSFGGKTFQMPKTSRMASRRRRRMQAVASLGGLLGGIFKGTDTGESTRQQYASTVSVINGLEAQMSALSDSELREKTRLFQERAKQGESLDSLLPEAFAVIREASKRVLGLRPFDVQLIGGMVLHKGEIAEMRTGEGKTLVAILPAYLNALIGKGVHVVTVNDYLARRDCEWVGQVPRFLGLKVGLIQQNMTSEQRRENYLCDITYVTNSELGFDYLRDNLATSVEELVLRNFNYCVIDEVDSILIDEARTPLIISGPAEKPSDRYYKAAKIAAVFEQEIHYTVDEKQKTVLLTEQGYEDSEEILGVKDLYDPREQWASYVLNAIKAKELFLRDVNYIIRGKEVLIVDEFTGRVMQGRRWSDGLHQAVEAKEGLPIQNETVTLASISYQNFFLQFPKLCGMTGTAATESTEFESIYKLKVTIVPTNKPMIRKDESDVVFRATTGKWRAVVVEISRMHKTGRPVLVGTTSVEQSDSLSEQLQEVGIPHEVLNAKPENVEREAEIVAQSGRLGAVTIATNMAGRGTDIILGGNAEFMARLKLREMLMPRVVKLTEGGYVSVKKLPPKKTWKVNENLFPCKLSNEKTKLAEEAVKLAVDTWGQRSLTELEAEERLSYSCEKAPAQDPVIDKLRSAFLEIVREYKVYTEEERKKVVSAGGLHVVGTERHESRRVDNQLRGRTGRQGDPGSSRFFLSLEDNIFRIFGGDRIQGLMRAFRVEDLPIESKMLTKALDEAQRKVENYFFDIRKQLFEFDEVLNSQRDRVYTERRRALESDNLQSLIIEYAELTMDDILEANIGSDASKESWDLEKLIKKLQQYCYLLNDLTPDLLRSKCSSYEDLQDYLRRRGREAYLQKRDIIESKAPGLTKDAERFLVLSNIDRLWKEHLQALKFVQQAVGLRGYAQRDPLIEYKLEGYNLFLEMMAQIRRNVIYSIYQFQPVLVKKDQDQRENKSSTEVVTNGRGNNNPDPVNAIESSSAAATPQSSA
- the LOC18788014 gene encoding uncharacterized protein LOC18788014, encoding MPPRNKDSKGRIINASKSQDQDCYEGERLDRLFQSIQRKIESARLDSNCLPEKMWFKQQFAIGVNEVTRVLERMPPVTPMVAPSLASNRTKAPYIGLQAVLIASDCNPRWLSKHLPSLALSRKVPLIFLKDNKGASLRLGQLVQLKTAIAIGVKAKGNAINQLIEEILRGNTIQLGIERLNSTPMLTTAHGQVQR